A genomic stretch from Bordetella sp. N includes:
- a CDS encoding mannose-1-phosphate guanylyltransferase/mannose-6-phosphate isomerase has translation MSGTPLKLRSVLLVGGSGTRLWPLSRLGYPKQFLPLLGESSALQATCDRVAALAELPPIFVANEEHRFIVAEQLRQIGLREPSILLEPVGRNTAPAIALAALLATAEGGDALLLVLPSDHAVPDVARFHEAVGVARAAAEAGKLVTFGVQPTYAETGYGYIRAGALDAGVASVEAFVEKPDAATAAQYLASGQYYWNSGMFLFRASRYLEALEAHRPDILAACRAAMDGPRQDGDFLRVDRAAFTACPSDSIDYAVMERDPAVAMVPLNAGWSDIGSFASLWQLAPHDAGGNALRGDVVAEDCHNVYAYASERLVALLGVDDVVVVETADAVLVAARDKVQEVRRIVARLNAAQRPEAAAHRLVYRPWGSYDSIDNGERFQVKRIRVAPGARLSLQMHHHRAEHWIVVTGTARVTRGDEVFLLTENQSTYIPLGVKHRLENPGAIDLELIEVQSGPYLGEDDIVRFDDVYGR, from the coding sequence ATGTCCGGTACTCCGCTCAAGCTGCGCTCCGTCCTACTGGTGGGTGGCTCAGGCACCCGTCTGTGGCCATTGTCGCGGCTTGGCTACCCTAAGCAATTCCTGCCATTACTGGGGGAATCGTCGGCGTTGCAGGCCACTTGCGACCGGGTTGCCGCCTTGGCCGAACTGCCCCCGATTTTCGTCGCCAACGAAGAACACCGCTTCATCGTCGCCGAACAGCTGCGCCAGATCGGGCTGCGCGAGCCGTCCATTTTGCTCGAACCGGTAGGCCGGAATACCGCGCCCGCCATCGCCCTGGCCGCCCTGCTGGCCACCGCCGAGGGCGGCGATGCCCTGTTGCTGGTGTTGCCTTCTGACCACGCCGTGCCCGATGTCGCGCGCTTCCATGAAGCCGTCGGGGTGGCCCGCGCGGCCGCCGAAGCCGGTAAATTGGTGACGTTCGGGGTCCAGCCGACCTATGCCGAGACCGGCTACGGCTATATCCGCGCAGGGGCCCTGGACGCAGGGGTGGCGTCCGTCGAGGCCTTCGTCGAGAAGCCCGACGCCGCCACGGCCGCGCAATATCTGGCCAGCGGACAGTACTACTGGAATAGCGGCATGTTCCTGTTCCGCGCTTCACGCTATCTGGAAGCGCTGGAGGCGCACCGCCCCGACATCCTGGCGGCCTGCCGCGCCGCCATGGATGGCCCGCGCCAGGATGGCGACTTCCTGCGCGTCGACCGCGCCGCCTTCACGGCTTGCCCGTCCGATTCCATCGACTATGCCGTCATGGAGCGTGACCCCGCCGTGGCCATGGTGCCGCTGAACGCGGGTTGGAGCGATATCGGCTCCTTTGCTTCCCTGTGGCAGCTGGCGCCGCATGACGCCGGCGGCAATGCCTTGCGCGGCGACGTGGTGGCCGAGGATTGCCATAACGTCTATGCCTATGCCAGCGAGCGCCTGGTTGCCCTGCTGGGTGTCGACGACGTGGTCGTGGTGGAAACGGCCGACGCCGTGCTGGTGGCCGCCCGCGACAAGGTGCAGGAGGTGCGTCGCATCGTGGCCCGCTTGAACGCCGCCCAGCGGCCTGAAGCGGCCGCGCATCGGCTGGTCTACCGGCCCTGGGGCAGCTACGACTCAATCGACAATGGCGAACGTTTCCAGGTCAAGCGCATCCGCGTGGCGCCCGGCGCCCGCCTGTCGCTGCAGATGCATCATCATCGCGCCGAGCACTGGATCGTGGTGACCGGCACCGCGCGCGTCACGCGCGGCGATGAAGTATTTCTGCTGACCGAAAACCAGTCGACCTACATTCCCCTGGGCGTCAAGCACAGGCTGGAGAACCCGGGCGCCATCGACCTGGAGTTGATTGAAGTGCAATCCGGCCCCTATCTGGGCGAGGACGACATCGTGCGGTTCGACGACGTCTACGGCCGCTGA
- a CDS encoding undecaprenyl-phosphate glucose phosphotransferase: protein MALAGLVCALLNAGAFLILSGFHGITSPVFVSGVPAVLAASAFYIYSRFTLLISARNMWWMLGRGGVRWVNVLFLCVAALFFLPAEHNDPQWLRMMTLQWAAVALPLQILGLYCLRRVAYRLNNSPSSRRAAVFFGMGPEARKLAMRLQRSPILGIYAAGYYADEPVTVRDGEPPTPKYLGRYPDAIPRIEAGEFGMAFVTLDDEKEKPLTADLMNRLYDSTSAIYLMPESPFLGELSASSADIAGVPLLALHETHMLGLSRSIKRAMDLVIGGLMIVMLAPVMLASAVAIKLTSPGPVIFRQKRYGERGLPITVFKFRSMTVTSGKEADGTLRQAQVGDKRVTRVGRFLRKSSLDELPQLFNVMSGSMSLVGPRPHAAEHNEMYRRLIRGYMLRHTVKPGITGWAQIHGLRGETDTPEKMQRRVKYDRYYIANWSLLLDLKILIRTVLVVFWDRNAY, encoded by the coding sequence ATGGCCCTCGCCGGGCTGGTGTGCGCCCTGCTCAATGCCGGCGCCTTCCTGATCCTGTCCGGGTTCCACGGCATCACGTCGCCGGTCTTCGTGAGCGGCGTGCCGGCGGTGCTGGCCGCCAGCGCCTTCTATATCTATTCGCGGTTCACGCTGTTGATCAGCGCGCGCAATATGTGGTGGATGCTGGGACGCGGGGGCGTACGCTGGGTCAACGTACTGTTCCTGTGCGTGGCCGCCCTGTTCTTCCTTCCCGCGGAGCACAACGATCCGCAATGGCTGCGCATGATGACGCTGCAATGGGCCGCGGTGGCGCTGCCTTTGCAGATCCTGGGGCTGTATTGCCTGCGCCGCGTGGCGTATCGTCTGAACAACTCGCCGTCGAGCCGCCGCGCCGCCGTCTTCTTCGGCATGGGGCCGGAAGCGCGCAAGCTGGCCATGCGCCTGCAGCGCTCACCGATCCTGGGCATCTACGCGGCGGGTTATTACGCGGACGAGCCGGTGACGGTGCGGGACGGCGAGCCGCCCACGCCCAAATACCTGGGCCGGTATCCGGATGCCATTCCGCGTATCGAGGCCGGCGAGTTCGGCATGGCCTTCGTGACGCTGGACGACGAGAAGGAAAAACCGCTGACCGCCGACCTGATGAACCGGCTGTATGACTCCACGTCGGCGATCTACCTGATGCCCGAATCGCCCTTCCTGGGCGAGCTGTCAGCGAGTAGCGCGGATATCGCCGGCGTGCCGCTGCTGGCGCTGCACGAAACGCATATGTTGGGCTTGTCGCGCAGCATCAAGCGGGCCATGGACCTGGTCATCGGCGGCCTGATGATCGTCATGCTGGCGCCCGTCATGCTGGCTTCGGCCGTGGCCATCAAGCTGACCTCCCCCGGCCCGGTCATCTTCCGCCAGAAGCGCTATGGCGAACGCGGCTTGCCCATCACGGTCTTCAAATTCCGTTCCATGACGGTGACGTCAGGCAAGGAAGCCGACGGCACCTTGCGCCAGGCTCAGGTAGGCGACAAGCGCGTGACGCGGGTCGGCCGCTTCCTGCGCAAGAGTTCGCTGGACGAGTTGCCACAGCTGTTCAATGTGATGTCCGGCTCCATGAGCCTGGTCGGCCCGCGTCCGCACGCCGCCGAGCACAACGAGATGTACCGGCGCCTGATACGCGGCTACATGTTGCGTCATACCGTCAAGCCCGGCATTACGGGCTGGGCGCAGATCCACGGCCTGCGCGGTGAAACGGATACGCCGGAAAAGATGCAACGCCGCGTGAAGTACGACCGCTACTACATCGCCAACTGGTCGTTGCTGCTGGATTTGAAGATCCTGATCCGCACGGTGCTGGTGGTCTTCTGGGACCGCAACGCCTACTGA
- a CDS encoding WecB/TagA/CpsF family glycosyltransferase, protein MSSSEHVSASLALASGETLALPSVRLFDLDIAAVSFDTAVERLAEAALRRDGHARVVVTPNVDHLTRLDKTPEFRERYSKAEFIFADGMPVIWASRLLGKPLPERVTGADLFVSLCQEAQRGQWRVMLLGGMPGTESKLMDGFARFFPGMDIEIVAPSMRFDPYGAEGESFAQKVREHDPDLVFLCVGMPKQENWALHYAPTLPGGIVLCVGAAMEFAIGLQRRAPKWVQRMGMEWAWRLAGNPRRLWRRYLVDDTRFLGLCLRQWRNQRAAKAAP, encoded by the coding sequence TTGTCCAGTTCTGAACATGTATCCGCATCTCTCGCATTGGCGAGTGGTGAAACACTCGCTTTGCCCAGCGTGCGTCTGTTCGACCTCGACATCGCGGCCGTGTCCTTCGATACCGCCGTGGAGCGCCTGGCAGAGGCCGCCTTGCGCCGCGACGGCCATGCCCGCGTGGTGGTGACGCCCAATGTGGACCACCTGACCCGCCTGGACAAGACGCCGGAATTTCGCGAACGCTATAGTAAGGCGGAGTTCATATTCGCCGACGGCATGCCGGTGATCTGGGCCAGCCGGCTACTGGGCAAGCCCTTGCCCGAGCGCGTCACCGGCGCCGACCTGTTCGTCTCCCTGTGCCAGGAAGCCCAGCGCGGCCAATGGCGCGTGATGCTGCTGGGCGGCATGCCGGGCACGGAATCCAAACTGATGGACGGCTTCGCCCGCTTCTTTCCAGGGATGGATATCGAAATCGTCGCCCCTTCCATGCGCTTCGATCCCTATGGGGCCGAAGGCGAGTCGTTCGCGCAGAAGGTGCGGGAACACGACCCGGACCTGGTCTTCCTGTGCGTCGGCATGCCCAAGCAGGAGAACTGGGCCCTCCATTACGCCCCGACCCTGCCGGGCGGCATCGTTTTGTGCGTGGGCGCCGCCATGGAATTCGCCATCGGCCTGCAGCGCCGCGCGCCCAAATGGGTGCAGCGCATGGGCATGGAGTGGGCCTGGCGCCTCGCGGGCAACCCGCGCCGCCTGTGGCGCCGCTACCTGGTGGACGACACCCGGTTCCTCGGCCTGTGCTTGCGGCAATGGCGTAATCAACGCGCTGCGAAAGCCGCGCCGTGA
- a CDS encoding SLBB domain-containing protein translates to MPSGDYGRYNAPVQNPSYTAPAPVQTLPTTTPPRAAPVQQPYAPPPAPVVPAANSNYTPPPAVPAPKSGSGDRGTERNPAGNRLSDDGVVTSAAAKRAAAPASSALAPSNDPMEQAVNGAIGAVGPGDTLGINIMGTGGAQARVTIDADGQVVVPMLGNLRVAGLTPAAIGKRIEQGLRGKGLMTDPQVAVEVLTLRSRIVSVLGQVERPGRYPIEGHLSVLELLAMAGGASGGAGDVATLVRREGGGNQRINLYVGNRQSPSQTVQDTELQPGDVVFVPEAPRFYVYGEVGKPGAYPVEQGLNIMRALSLAGGLTPRASDSRIDINRTDVLTGEVTEKRVKMTDAVKPGDVIHVNERIF, encoded by the coding sequence TTGCCGAGCGGCGATTACGGCCGCTACAACGCGCCCGTCCAGAACCCCTCCTATACCGCGCCGGCACCGGTCCAGACCCTGCCGACCACCACGCCCCCGCGCGCGGCCCCGGTACAACAGCCTTACGCCCCGCCGCCCGCGCCGGTGGTGCCCGCCGCCAACAGCAATTACACGCCGCCGCCCGCGGTGCCCGCGCCCAAGTCAGGCAGCGGCGACCGGGGCACGGAGCGCAACCCCGCCGGCAATCGCCTGTCGGATGATGGCGTGGTGACCAGCGCCGCCGCCAAGCGCGCGGCCGCACCGGCCTCGTCCGCACTGGCGCCCTCCAACGATCCGATGGAGCAGGCCGTCAACGGCGCCATCGGCGCGGTGGGCCCCGGCGATACCCTGGGCATCAACATCATGGGTACCGGCGGCGCGCAGGCGCGCGTGACCATCGATGCCGACGGCCAGGTGGTCGTGCCGATGCTGGGCAACCTGCGCGTGGCGGGCCTGACCCCGGCGGCCATCGGCAAGCGCATCGAGCAAGGCTTGCGCGGCAAGGGCCTGATGACCGATCCGCAGGTGGCGGTGGAAGTGCTGACCCTGCGTAGCCGCATCGTGTCGGTGCTGGGGCAGGTGGAAAGGCCGGGCCGCTATCCGATCGAAGGCCACCTGTCGGTGCTGGAGCTGCTGGCCATGGCCGGCGGCGCGAGCGGCGGCGCCGGTGACGTCGCCACCCTGGTGCGCCGCGAAGGCGGCGGCAACCAGCGCATCAATCTGTACGTCGGCAACCGGCAGTCGCCGTCGCAGACCGTGCAGGACACGGAGCTGCAACCGGGCGATGTGGTGTTCGTGCCGGAGGCGCCGCGCTTCTACGTATACGGTGAAGTTGGCAAGCCGGGCGCTTATCCGGTCGAGCAAGGCCTCAACATCATGCGCGCGCTGTCGCTGGCAGGCGGCCTGACGCCGCGCGCTTCGGACAGCCGCATCGATATCAATCGCACTGACGTGCTGACCGGCGAGGTCACGGAGAAGCGGGTCAAGATGACCGATGCCGTGAAGCCGGGCGACGTCATCCACGTCAACGAACGCATCTTCTGA
- a CDS encoding GDSL-type esterase/lipase family protein, translating to MLNRRTFFVVLSLLMGAHALPALAQSAPGKTPAYAVVVGDSIAEGEIQRKGRLNVQGRFVPDFPSSPGQLSYELAMYSGVFHFNHGIGGETSSQVRARWRRDVLAESFDPADGRGPRTLPAGSLPSLVYLHVGINDVAAAHLSLQTMQDNFSYFAQTLADKRITFVVDNVGAYLGMDAPMIAQTRAFNDWLLHTLAPRYPNMRVVDYLDWSSGGTKDYRVLAPGKFADGVHPSAAGYTDFARYIHETLKLPAKSVVRY from the coding sequence ATGTTGAATCGCCGTACCTTTTTCGTCGTCCTGTCCCTGCTGATGGGCGCACACGCGCTACCTGCGCTGGCCCAATCAGCGCCCGGCAAGACGCCGGCTTATGCCGTGGTGGTGGGCGACTCCATTGCCGAGGGTGAGATCCAGCGTAAGGGCCGCCTCAACGTCCAGGGCCGTTTCGTGCCCGACTTCCCGTCCAGCCCGGGCCAGCTGTCGTACGAACTGGCCATGTACTCCGGTGTCTTCCACTTCAATCACGGCATCGGCGGAGAGACCTCTTCACAGGTCCGCGCACGCTGGCGCCGCGACGTCCTGGCGGAGTCTTTCGATCCAGCCGATGGACGTGGCCCGCGCACCTTGCCGGCGGGTTCCCTGCCCAGCCTGGTGTACCTGCATGTGGGCATCAATGACGTGGCCGCGGCGCATCTGTCGTTGCAGACCATGCAGGACAACTTCTCGTACTTCGCGCAGACGCTGGCGGACAAGCGCATCACCTTCGTGGTGGACAACGTCGGCGCCTACCTGGGCATGGACGCGCCGATGATCGCGCAGACGCGTGCGTTCAACGACTGGCTGCTGCACACGCTGGCGCCGCGTTATCCGAACATGCGCGTGGTCGACTATCTTGACTGGTCCAGCGGCGGCACCAAGGACTACCGGGTGCTGGCGCCGGGCAAGTTCGCCGACGGCGTGCATCCGTCGGCGGCGGGCTATACCGACTTCGCGCGCTACATACATGAAACGCTGAAACTGCCGGCCAAGTCCGTCGTGCGCTACTGA